One stretch of Juglans microcarpa x Juglans regia isolate MS1-56 chromosome 3D, Jm3101_v1.0, whole genome shotgun sequence DNA includes these proteins:
- the LOC121254161 gene encoding LOW QUALITY PROTEIN: probable plastid-lipid-associated protein 14, chloroplastic (The sequence of the model RefSeq protein was modified relative to this genomic sequence to represent the inferred CDS: deleted 1 base in 1 codon; substituted 1 base at 1 genomic stop codon), protein MALCGIGWVPRVERVEIVYFSGNLSKRLIRSSPIRLIGKSSSSNQRQFLGVRCSSARRAVSSMESEENARSALLDSVEEELEHVTRFKISDFKILDHVSIGLGGRADEIIFEASVKNAKSPLYDSRVVLRRLTTVQAQRRGKRAIQVLKKLIRRRLMYHSYSVQVHGYISSPTSSGRGSFTLVHGYHGSFSLRHWLQQSDWLPTLEATLVLDEESVRRVGDDTVGGPAVSRQLRLIRILMRDLLIGVNYLHSHGLAHTELRLENVHISPVDRHIKVGILGNAADFYENSSNSSALDNNLDRRQMMIAFDMRCVGFMMAKMVLRELMDPLIFTRFKSFLMKGKDPSCLREFFXKILGRNSPLGNTGLQILDRNWGAGWNLLSSLLATKPSKRISCLDALRHPFLCGPRWRVVPSMDIIRWGLGSTAVRITEEYIYGQHQRSRLSYFIELMEMLNPNSKPKNWLDLLPGKWRLVYCTGRHIGLTLRQPPARVLIGDVHLSVSRASKLNTNLSFTSDIGFTVMIGRVWPHDKTGIIGKLQVDSLFGLTAGRRLYLKEEKTKGNFTMGPSNVQDSLAKKLSGRKWRKAIPFKEFPSSLPVAKLASGDVEVIMNLGDPLNQDVDTARKIVQEVRTLLPPEMFDLSKLVCGTYVDSRLLVLRGVNGSALLFTRSCVDESSR, encoded by the exons ATGGCGCTATGTGGAATTGGTTGGGTTCCAAGGGTGGAACGTGTTGAAATAGTGTATTTTAGTGGGAATTTGTCAAAAAGACTGATCAGATCCAGTCCCATACGTTTGATTGGGAAGTCCTCTAGCTCGAATCAGAGACAATTTTTGGGTGTACGGTGCTCATCAGCAAGAAGAGCTGTATCATCAATGGAATCCGAAGAAAATGCTCGGAGTGCTCTATTGGATTCTGTGGAGGAAGAATTGGAGCATGTTACGAGGTTCAAGATATCCGATTTTAAGATTCTTGATCATGTTAGCATTGGCCTTGGTGGACGG GCTGATGAGATAATTTTTGAAGCCTCAGTGAAGAATGCTAAAAG CCCTCTGTATGATTCAAGAGTTGTTCTTCGACGGCTTACTACTGTTCAAGCCCAGCGCAGAGGAAAAAGAGCTATTCAG GTGTTGAAGAAGCTAATTCGTCGGAGACTTATGTACCATTCTTACTCAGTACAAGTTCATGGTTACATTTCTTCACCTACAAGTAGTGGTCGAGGTTCGTTTACCCTGGTCCATGGG TATCATGGCAGTTTCTCCTTAAGACATTGGCTTCAACAGTCAGATTGGCTTCCGACCCTTGAAGCTACTCTTGTATTGGATGAAGAGTCTGTTAGGAGGGTGGGAGATGACACAGTAGGAGGGCCTGCAGTTAGTCGGCAATTGCGCCTTATTCGAATATTGATGAGGGATCTTTTGATTgga GTGAATTACTTGCACAGCCATGGACTTGCCCATACAGAGTTGAGGCTGGAGAATGTGCACATAAGCCCAGTGGATAGGCATATTAAA GTAGGAATATTGGGAAATGCTGCTGACTTTTATGAGAACAGTTCAAATTCTAGTGCTCTGGACAACAACTTGGATAGGCGACAAATGATGATTGCATTTGACATGAG ATGTGTTGGATTTATGATGGCAAAAATGGTGTTGCGGGAACTCATGGATCCCTTAATCTTTACGAGgttcaaatcatttctcatgaaG GGAAAGGATCCTTCATGCTTGCGTgaa ttcttctaaaaaatcctTGGTAGGAATTCCCCATTGGGAAATACTGGACTCCAA ATACTGGATAGGAATTGGGGTGCAGGTTGGAACCTTTTGTCCTCATTGCTTGCAACCAAACCTTCCAAACGAATAAG TTGTTTAGATGCTCTTAGACACCCTTTTCTTTGTGGTCCAAGATGGCGGGTAGTCCCATCCATGGATATCATCAGATGGGGTCTTGGTTCTACTGCTGTAAGAATTACGGAGGAATACATTTATGGCCAACATCAG CGTAGTAGGCTTTCCTACTTCATCGAGTTGATGGAAATGCTGAATCCTAACTCAAAGCCAAAG AACTGGCTGGACTTGCTCCCTGGAAAATGGCGGTTAGTGTACTGTACTGGGAGGCACATAGGCTTGACACTCCGCCAGCCACCTGCCCGAGTCCTCATTGGTGACGTGCACCTGAGTGTGTCAAGAGCATCAAAGTTGAACACCAATCTGTCATTCACCTCAGACATTGGATTCACAGTCATGATTGGTCGGGTTTGGCCCCATGACAAGACTGGCATAATTGGGAAATTGCAAGTAGACTCGTTATTCGGATTAACTGCCGGAAGACGGCTGTATCTTAAGGAAGAAAAGACCAAAGGAAACTTCACCATGGGTCCATCAAATGTTCAAGATTCTCTGGCTAAGAAATTATCAGGtagaaaatggaggaaagcaATCCCTTTTAAGGAGTTTCCATCAAGCCTTCCAGTGGCCAAACTTGCTTCAGGAGACGTCGAGGTGATAATGAATCTTGGTGATCCATTGAATCAAGATGTCGATACTGCAAGAAAGATAGTGCAGGAAGTTCGGACACTACTCCCACCTGAAATGTTTGATTTGTCAAAGCTTGTATGTGGAACATATGTGGACTCCAGGCTGCTAGTCCTGCGTGGGGTGAATGGATCAGCCCTCCTATTCACAAGGTCTTGTGTCGATGAAAGCAGTAGATAA